A window of the Henckelia pumila isolate YLH828 chromosome 3, ASM3356847v2, whole genome shotgun sequence genome harbors these coding sequences:
- the LOC140890101 gene encoding thaumatin-like protein 1b: MAETHNFLKSILLISGLLLLMPGVVCFATFTLVNQCSHAVWPGILSNAGAPQLSTTGFVLNSGDSVSIYVPSSWSGRLWGRTFCAQDPTTGIFNCATGDCGTGKVECGGNGAVPPASLVEFTLNGFNGLDFYDVSLVDGFNLPMLVVPQNGAGSGNCTHTGCNADLNASCPPELKVVSSSSGDCVACRSACEAFGDPRYCCSGEHGTPDTCGPSAYSAFFKNACPMAYSYAYDDRSSTFTCASSDYVVTFCPSLSAR; the protein is encoded by the exons ATGGCTGAAACACACAACTTCCTTAAATCCATTCTTCTAATTTCAGGTCTCCTTCTATTAATGCCAG GCGTGGTGTGTTTCGCGACATTTACGTTAGTGAACCAGTGCTCCCACGCCGTGTGGCCGGGGATATTATCTAACGCTGGTGCTCCCCAGCTTTCGACCACTGGATTTGTGCTCAACTCCGGCGATTCGGTTTCAATATATGTACCATCTTCTTGGTCTGGCCGTTTATGGGGCCGCACGTTTTGCGCTCAAGATCCCACCACCGGGATTTTCAACTGCGCCACTGGCGATTGTGGCACCGGAAAGGTTGAGTGCGGAGGCAACGGTGCGGTGCCTCCAGCTAGTCTGGTTGAGTTCACACTCAACGGCTTCAATGGGCTCGACTTCTATGATGTCAGTCTCGTGGACGGGTTCAATCTACCTATGTTGGTCGTCCCACAGAATGGGGCCGGAAGCGGGAACTGCACGCACACAGGATGCAATGCGGACCTCAACGCCTCGTGCCCTCCAGAGCTGAAGGTGGTGAGCAGCAGCTCGGGGGATTGCGTGGCATGTAGGAGCGCCTGTGAGGCCTTCGGGGATCCTAGATATTGCTGCAGCGGTGAGCACGGGACGCCAGACACTTGCGGGCCGAGCGCATACTCAGCGTTCTTCAAGAACGCGTGCCCCATGGCTTACAGCTACGCATATGATGATAGGAGCAGCACATTTACTTGTGCTTCATCCGATTATGTCGTCACTTTCTGTCCGTCCCTTTCCGCCCGGTAA
- the LOC140887391 gene encoding calmodulin-lysine N-methyltransferase isoform X2: METDDTKATPTSSSLRWRIIRRALLRRTSCSVEAIRLNQISRRTKIGFNLIPFRLVGEDGEKNPDFSSMENHGDVCFCYMLPLPSAPKLFLRQRLEDCPDLNDFEICNRYQIDNTGLVCQWPSEDVLAYYSLSHCNSFRDKRVIELGAGYGLAGLVIAMVTDVSEVLISDGNPQVVNYIQHNIDANAASFGNTNVKSMMLHWGQHEVSEINGTFDVIVASDCTFFKEFHNGLAQTIKCLLKVDEPSEALLFSPKRGDSLDKFLAEVKDNGLQFSITENYDTTIWKRHQEFLSGDKSWPNYEPDHCYPLLVSVKR, translated from the exons ATGGAGACTGATGACACCAAAGCGACCCCAACGTCTTCGTCTTTGCGGTGGCGGATTATCCGCCGCGCCCTTCTCCGGCGTACATCTTGTTCCG TAGAAGCGATCCGTTTGAATCAAATTTCTCGAAGGACGAAAATTGGGTTCAATTTGATACCTTTCCGTTTGGTGGGTGAAGATGGAGAAAAGAATCCAGATTTTTCTTCGATGGAAAATCACGGAGATGTTTGTTTCTGCTACATGCTGCCTCTTCCTAGTGCTCCGAAGCTTTTTCTCCG TCAAAGATTGGAAGATTGTCCGGATCTCAATGATTTTGAAATCTGCAATAGATATCAAATTGACAACACCGGACTTGTCT GTCAATGGCCTTCTGAGGATGTACTTGCTTATTATTCCTTGTCACACTGTAATAGCTTCAG AGATAAAAGGGTGATCGAACTTGGAGCAGGCTATGGGTTAGCTGGCTTAGTTATTGCAATGGTCACAGATGTATCTGAAGTTTTGATATCAGATGGAAATCCTCAAGTAGTTAATT ATATTCAGCATAATATAGATGCCAATGCTGCATCATTTGGCAACACAAACGTGAAGTCAATGATGCTACATTGGGGTCAGCATGAGGTCTCCGAAATCAATGGTACCTTTGACGTGATTGTTGCAAGTGACTG CACTTTCTTTAAGGAGTTCCACAATGGTCTTGCTCAAACAATCAAATGCTTGCTAAAAGTAGATGAACCCTCTGAAGCCCTGCTTTTTAGCCCCAAAAGAGGTGATTCATTGGATAAGTTTCTGGCTGAAGTTAAGGACAATGGCCTGCAGTTCAGCATAACAGAGAACTATGACACAACAATTTGGAAGCGTCATCAAGAATTTCTCAGTGGTGATAAATCCTGGCCCAACTACGAGCCAGATCACTGTTACCCGTTATTGGTCAGTGTCAAACGCTAG
- the LOC140887226 gene encoding oligopeptide transporter 7-like isoform X2, whose amino-acid sequence MGRAFPKVLGRARCNVVATKSCSDSNGRALHEKEERAKGGLTRNQFFLTAFICSFAYYVFPGYLFPKLTSVSWLCWIFSSSVLVQQLGSGLHGLGIGAIGLDWSSISSYLGSPLASPWFATANIAVGYFLCMYVVTPIMYWLDVYKAKTFAIFSDDLFTSTGQKYNISAIIDSNFHIDLQAYEREGHLYLSTFFAMTYAFSFACLTATIVHVLLFHGRDLWLLSKSAFEEKKMDVHTKLMQKYKQVPEWWFICILLVNILATILICHYYNDQLQLPWWGVLLACVIAFSFTLPVGVITATTNQTPGLNVITEYIIGFLYPGYPVANMCFKVYGYISMKQALTFLQDLKLGHYMKIPPRTMFMAQVVGTLISALAHLGTAWWLMDTVPDICDRTALPPGSPWTCPSDHVFYDASVIWGLIGPRRIFGDLGYYSAINWSFLVGAIAPLLVWFAHKAFPNQHWIRHITVPVLLVSIINMPPATSVNYNSWIILGFASGFVAYRYHRDLWSRHNYVLSGALDAGLAFMGVFLYLCLGMEHIKLDWWGSETDGCPLASCPTAQGIVVKGCPVV is encoded by the exons ATGGGCCGGGCTTTTCCGAAGGTTCTTGGTCGAGCCCGCTGCAATGTGGTGGCCACAAAATCTTGTTCAG ATTCCAATGGCAGGGCACTTCACGAGAAAGAAGAGAGAGCTAAGGGTGGATTGACGCGAAACCAATTCTTCCTTACCGCATTTATCTGCAGCTTTGCTTACTATGTCTTCCCGGGATACCTTTTCCCAAAACTAACCTCAGTTTCCTGGCTTTGCTGGATATTTTCTTCTTCTGTCCTAGTCCAGCAGCTGGGTTCCGGACTACATGGTCTAGGAATCGGTGCTATTGGACTCGATTGGTCCAGCATATCCTCATACCTCGGCAGCCCACTTGCTAGCCCGTGGTTTGCTACTGCTAACATTGCTGTTGGATATTTTCTTTGCATGTATGTAGTCACGCCGATTATGTACTGGCTCGATGTCTACAAAGCAAAGACGTTTGCCATATTCTCGGATGATCTTTTTACGTCAACTGGGCAAAAATATAACATCTCGGCCATTATAGATTCGAACTTCCACATTGACTTGCAGGCATATGAGCGTGAAGGGCATCTCTATCTTAGCACATTCTTTGCTATGACATATGCTTTTAGTTTTGCATGTCTCACTGCCACCATTGTTCATGTCCTCCTCTTTCATGGCAG AGATCTATGGCTGCTCAGCAAGTCAGCGTTTGAGGAGAAGAAGATGGATGTACACACAAAACTAATGCAAAAATACAAGCAAGTTCCTGAATGGTGGTTCATATGCATTCTTTTGGTGAACATTTTAGCTACCATACTTATCTGCCATTACTACAACGATCAACTTCAGTTACCGTGGTGGGGTGTCTTGTTAGCGTGTGTTATTGCCTTCAGTTTTACTCTTCCAGTGGGAGTTATTACAGCCACAACGAACCAA ACACCAGGGCTGAACGTGATTACAGAGTACATAATTGGTTTCCTGTATCCCGGATATCCAGTTGCTAATATGTGCTTTAAGGTGTATGGCTACATCAGCATGAAACAGGCGCTAACATTTCTACAAGACTTGAAACTTGGACATTACATGAAAATACCTCCAAGAACAATGTTCATGGCTCAG GTGGTTGGCACCCTAATATCAGCATTAGCTCATCTAGGAACAGCATGGTGGCTAATGGACACCGTCCCAGACATTTGTGACCGAACAGCACTTCCTCCAGGAAGCCCATGGACATGCCCAAGCGACCACGTATTCTATGATGCCTCAGTCATCTGGGGTTTGATTGGGCCGCGAAGAATCTTTGGTGATCTTGGCTATTACTCAGCAATCAATTGGTCTTTTCTAGTAGGTGCCATAGCTCCCCTTCTAGTTTGGTTTGCTCATAAAGCATTTCCCAACCAGCACTGGATCAGACACATTACAGTTCCCGTATTGTTAGTCTCGATAATCAACATGCCACCGGCTACTTCTGTAAACTACAACAGCTGGATTATACTCGGTTTTGCCTCTGGCTTCGTTGCATACAGATATCATCGTGACTTGTGGAGTCGACACAATTATGTGCTGTCGGGGGCTCTGGATGCCGGGCTTGCGTTTATGGGCGTGTTTCTGTATTTATGTTTGGGAATGGAACACATTAAGCTTGACTGGTGGGGAAGTGAAACAGATGGTTGCCCTTTAGCTTCTTGCCCAACTGCTCAAGGCATTGTGGTAAAAGGCTGTCCAGTTGTTTGA
- the LOC140887391 gene encoding calmodulin-lysine N-methyltransferase isoform X1 → METDDTKATPTSSSLRWRIIRRALLRRTSCSDNPVEAIRLNQISRRTKIGFNLIPFRLVGEDGEKNPDFSSMENHGDVCFCYMLPLPSAPKLFLRQRLEDCPDLNDFEICNRYQIDNTGLVCQWPSEDVLAYYSLSHCNSFRDKRVIELGAGYGLAGLVIAMVTDVSEVLISDGNPQVVNYIQHNIDANAASFGNTNVKSMMLHWGQHEVSEINGTFDVIVASDCTFFKEFHNGLAQTIKCLLKVDEPSEALLFSPKRGDSLDKFLAEVKDNGLQFSITENYDTTIWKRHQEFLSGDKSWPNYEPDHCYPLLVSVKR, encoded by the exons ATGGAGACTGATGACACCAAAGCGACCCCAACGTCTTCGTCTTTGCGGTGGCGGATTATCCGCCGCGCCCTTCTCCGGCGTACATCTTGTTCCG ACAATCCAGTAGAAGCGATCCGTTTGAATCAAATTTCTCGAAGGACGAAAATTGGGTTCAATTTGATACCTTTCCGTTTGGTGGGTGAAGATGGAGAAAAGAATCCAGATTTTTCTTCGATGGAAAATCACGGAGATGTTTGTTTCTGCTACATGCTGCCTCTTCCTAGTGCTCCGAAGCTTTTTCTCCG TCAAAGATTGGAAGATTGTCCGGATCTCAATGATTTTGAAATCTGCAATAGATATCAAATTGACAACACCGGACTTGTCT GTCAATGGCCTTCTGAGGATGTACTTGCTTATTATTCCTTGTCACACTGTAATAGCTTCAG AGATAAAAGGGTGATCGAACTTGGAGCAGGCTATGGGTTAGCTGGCTTAGTTATTGCAATGGTCACAGATGTATCTGAAGTTTTGATATCAGATGGAAATCCTCAAGTAGTTAATT ATATTCAGCATAATATAGATGCCAATGCTGCATCATTTGGCAACACAAACGTGAAGTCAATGATGCTACATTGGGGTCAGCATGAGGTCTCCGAAATCAATGGTACCTTTGACGTGATTGTTGCAAGTGACTG CACTTTCTTTAAGGAGTTCCACAATGGTCTTGCTCAAACAATCAAATGCTTGCTAAAAGTAGATGAACCCTCTGAAGCCCTGCTTTTTAGCCCCAAAAGAGGTGATTCATTGGATAAGTTTCTGGCTGAAGTTAAGGACAATGGCCTGCAGTTCAGCATAACAGAGAACTATGACACAACAATTTGGAAGCGTCATCAAGAATTTCTCAGTGGTGATAAATCCTGGCCCAACTACGAGCCAGATCACTGTTACCCGTTATTGGTCAGTGTCAAACGCTAG
- the LOC140887226 gene encoding oligopeptide transporter 7-like isoform X1, which yields MIGADEEEEEISAPLIQKIQIERHSADASSSEEENSSVEQVALTVPLTDDPALPVVTFRFWVLGSLACVLLSFLNQFFWYRREPLSITAISAQIAVVPLGHLMAAVLTRRVFFKDRKWEFSLNPGPFNVKEHVLITIFANSGASNPYSIHIVSAVKIFYRQRMTFWVSLGVVLTTQILGFGWAGLFRRFLVEPAAMWWPQNLVQVSLFRALHEKEERAKGGLTRNQFFLTAFICSFAYYVFPGYLFPKLTSVSWLCWIFSSSVLVQQLGSGLHGLGIGAIGLDWSSISSYLGSPLASPWFATANIAVGYFLCMYVVTPIMYWLDVYKAKTFAIFSDDLFTSTGQKYNISAIIDSNFHIDLQAYEREGHLYLSTFFAMTYAFSFACLTATIVHVLLFHGRDLWLLSKSAFEEKKMDVHTKLMQKYKQVPEWWFICILLVNILATILICHYYNDQLQLPWWGVLLACVIAFSFTLPVGVITATTNQTPGLNVITEYIIGFLYPGYPVANMCFKVYGYISMKQALTFLQDLKLGHYMKIPPRTMFMAQVVGTLISALAHLGTAWWLMDTVPDICDRTALPPGSPWTCPSDHVFYDASVIWGLIGPRRIFGDLGYYSAINWSFLVGAIAPLLVWFAHKAFPNQHWIRHITVPVLLVSIINMPPATSVNYNSWIILGFASGFVAYRYHRDLWSRHNYVLSGALDAGLAFMGVFLYLCLGMEHIKLDWWGSETDGCPLASCPTAQGIVVKGCPVV from the exons ATGATCGGAGCTgatgaggaagaagaagaaatctcCGCCCCACTTA TCCAGAAGATCCAAATCGAGCGGCATTCGGCCGATGCATCCTCCTCGGAAGAGGAGAACTCGTCTGTGGAGCAGGTGGCGCTGACCGTCCCGTTGACCGACGACCCAGCGCTGCCCGTTGTCACCTTCCGTTTCTGGGTACTGGGTTCGCTAGCCTGCGTGTTGCTCTCCTTCCTCAATCAGTTCTTCTGGTACCGACGCGAGCCGCTGTCGATCACCGCTATCTCCGCCCAGATCGCGGTTGTGCCGCTCGGGCACCTGATGGCGGCGGTGCTCACCCGGCGGGTTTTCTTCAAGGACCGAAAGTGGGAATTCAGCTTGAACCCAGGCCCTTTCAACGTGAAGGAGCACGTTCTGATCACCATCTTTGCGAATTCTGGGGCTTCCAATCCTTACTCTATTCACATCGTGAGCGCGGTGAAGATCTTTTACAGGCAGAGGATGACGTTTTGGGTGTCTCTGGGGGTGGTTTTGACCACACAGATTCTGGGTTTTGGATGGGCCGGGCTTTTCCGAAGGTTCTTGGTCGAGCCCGCTGCAATGTGGTGGCCACAAAATCTTGTTCAGGTTTCTCTCTTCAG GGCACTTCACGAGAAAGAAGAGAGAGCTAAGGGTGGATTGACGCGAAACCAATTCTTCCTTACCGCATTTATCTGCAGCTTTGCTTACTATGTCTTCCCGGGATACCTTTTCCCAAAACTAACCTCAGTTTCCTGGCTTTGCTGGATATTTTCTTCTTCTGTCCTAGTCCAGCAGCTGGGTTCCGGACTACATGGTCTAGGAATCGGTGCTATTGGACTCGATTGGTCCAGCATATCCTCATACCTCGGCAGCCCACTTGCTAGCCCGTGGTTTGCTACTGCTAACATTGCTGTTGGATATTTTCTTTGCATGTATGTAGTCACGCCGATTATGTACTGGCTCGATGTCTACAAAGCAAAGACGTTTGCCATATTCTCGGATGATCTTTTTACGTCAACTGGGCAAAAATATAACATCTCGGCCATTATAGATTCGAACTTCCACATTGACTTGCAGGCATATGAGCGTGAAGGGCATCTCTATCTTAGCACATTCTTTGCTATGACATATGCTTTTAGTTTTGCATGTCTCACTGCCACCATTGTTCATGTCCTCCTCTTTCATGGCAG AGATCTATGGCTGCTCAGCAAGTCAGCGTTTGAGGAGAAGAAGATGGATGTACACACAAAACTAATGCAAAAATACAAGCAAGTTCCTGAATGGTGGTTCATATGCATTCTTTTGGTGAACATTTTAGCTACCATACTTATCTGCCATTACTACAACGATCAACTTCAGTTACCGTGGTGGGGTGTCTTGTTAGCGTGTGTTATTGCCTTCAGTTTTACTCTTCCAGTGGGAGTTATTACAGCCACAACGAACCAA ACACCAGGGCTGAACGTGATTACAGAGTACATAATTGGTTTCCTGTATCCCGGATATCCAGTTGCTAATATGTGCTTTAAGGTGTATGGCTACATCAGCATGAAACAGGCGCTAACATTTCTACAAGACTTGAAACTTGGACATTACATGAAAATACCTCCAAGAACAATGTTCATGGCTCAG GTGGTTGGCACCCTAATATCAGCATTAGCTCATCTAGGAACAGCATGGTGGCTAATGGACACCGTCCCAGACATTTGTGACCGAACAGCACTTCCTCCAGGAAGCCCATGGACATGCCCAAGCGACCACGTATTCTATGATGCCTCAGTCATCTGGGGTTTGATTGGGCCGCGAAGAATCTTTGGTGATCTTGGCTATTACTCAGCAATCAATTGGTCTTTTCTAGTAGGTGCCATAGCTCCCCTTCTAGTTTGGTTTGCTCATAAAGCATTTCCCAACCAGCACTGGATCAGACACATTACAGTTCCCGTATTGTTAGTCTCGATAATCAACATGCCACCGGCTACTTCTGTAAACTACAACAGCTGGATTATACTCGGTTTTGCCTCTGGCTTCGTTGCATACAGATATCATCGTGACTTGTGGAGTCGACACAATTATGTGCTGTCGGGGGCTCTGGATGCCGGGCTTGCGTTTATGGGCGTGTTTCTGTATTTATGTTTGGGAATGGAACACATTAAGCTTGACTGGTGGGGAAGTGAAACAGATGGTTGCCCTTTAGCTTCTTGCCCAACTGCTCAAGGCATTGTGGTAAAAGGCTGTCCAGTTGTTTGA